In Phocoena phocoena chromosome 3, mPhoPho1.1, whole genome shotgun sequence, the DNA window GAAAGGCCCAATAGTAGGAAGTGCCTGGTGGTGTAAACCCAGCCAGGAGGCCAGAATAGATGGAGAATAATAAAAGGGGAAGTAAGGGGAGGGAGTTAGAATCAGAGTAGGAACTTGTGCTCAGATCTTCTAGGGTCTGAGGCTTTGTTGTAAAGATTTTGGCTATAACTATAAGTTGGATGGAAGGTAGCTGCAATGGTACTACAATCTTGGGTGCTAAAAGGATCAGTCTGGCTGCCGCATTGAGAAAGGACACAGAAGTGGCCGAGGTAAAGCCAGGATTATTGTTAGGAAACTAATGTAATTACCCAGAGGGAGAGGCTGGATGTTAAGACGATGGTTTTAGCAGCAGAGTGGTTAGGTTAGCTCTGGCTGAACTCTAGATATATGctgaaggtagagccaacaggGCTTACTGATGGACTAGATATgagaaagtaaaatcaagaaaggagTTAGCCAGATTGTTGGCCTGAGTAACTGAAAAAATGGAGTCTTTATCCACTGGAAAAGATTCTGTGTATTGTgtatgagtgagtgtgtgtgtgtgagtgtatatgtgtgtgtgtgtgtgtgtgtgtgtatggaattGGGAAGGGAAGGAGTAGGGACAATAATAGGAGATGCACAAAGCTTTGTGAAACTTGGAATGCAAGGGATGAAGAAAGATTTAAGTTGGTTTAGTAACTAACATACCTCATGATAAGATGCACATTGGGATAATAGGATTAAAGGGTGACAGTGGAGACTAGGATGTTAGCTTTCTTGGTAGGGAGGAGCCATTCGTGGGATTCCCTTTTCACCCCTTGAAGAGGGTAGCAGGCCTGAGGCCATGAGGCTTCCTTGTCCTGGTGAATGGGAGCCCCTGGGGTGACATGATCTTAGACCAGTGACCCTGTCCCTCTTGATCCCTATGGGGAAGGGGCTCTACTGCTCTGAGTGTATGTTCTCTGTCATGACTCCTCTCATAATTGCTGGCCCTATAGTGACATGGACACTCAAGTGTTACAATAAGTTGCCATGCCTCATTTAAGCCCTGATCATGGGGAAGCATGAACTGAGACCCACTGCATGAGCCAGTTTCTACTTAGTTCATGAACAGAAAAGGCCTAGAGAATTCATGGTATATAAAATATCAACAAGAGGGATGTAAGGGTACATTATTATTACCTCTGTTTccaaaagagacaaagaggggACTTGTTTGTTCATGATCAAACATACATGTATCAAATATGAATATACAGAAATCTTTGTTTAATACAAGGCCCCTTCAATAAAATATGTAGAGCCATCTGGAAATACAGTTTGATAAAATTTtgctatttctaaaattattataCTCCATAATGTTCCTCCAAATGTAAAAAGTCTGAAAAGAAATATACtaatatagaaagaaaactatattaGTAATGTTATTGCAAAATATGTGAAAGATTTTAGTCAAAGAAATCTCTATAGATAAGAAAAGCTCCTTAAAAGTCAAGGTAGAGTTAAAGTAGAGGATTAAAGTCTTGGTGGATTATTATCAGGATTAGGTTATCTAAATTTtctattaattaataattatttagcaTTTTAGCATTTGGTTAGCAATTATTTATtagacatagatatagagaaaGATGGTAGCAGAGTtagctttcaataatttttaagaagtttgTTGGAAATGTACagaacatacttttaaaataagtcaaatattattatcatttcatCATTCTGGTcatttttacattgtatttaaGTAGTAAAGTTGAATTTAAACCAATCATATAAATCACAACCTTACTTATTTCCCCAAACATTGGGAGGTCAATATCATTGTTCCATGTACAGGAAACATACTAAGTAGCTGAGACTGAGAGAGGTTGCTTGTTTGAAGTCTTACAACTAGGTAATGACTAGGTCAAAGAACTAGTTGAATCAGAATTCTGAGAAATTTCTACTCTAAAAAATGTATcgatgctgtacacctgaaactaacacaatactgtaaatcaactatgcttcaattaaaaaaaatgtatccaaagataaaggagaaagtTGTAAGGGATAAGGCATGAGGCTCAGTGATATTAGAATCAGAGGAATGAATTTCATCATTCTCAAAAATTGACCCCTGAGTGAAGAGGATTTAAAGGGTAATTGAATAGTCATAGGAATCATGAATATATAAAGGGATGGTTCTGAATATATTAATAGATTAATATATTAATAGAAGGAAATGGAAGGTTAAACAATAAGAGGtataaagcaagaaaagaagaaagaagcaatAAAGAGCaaaagtgagagagacagagacagaaagatgcagaggcacagagacagagaaagaggagaaaataagagaaggaaaatgaggaggaaaaagaattACAGAGCTGATGCTAGAACAATATTGGACTGTTCTGAACCAATTTAAGAATTGCCATTTCTAATTCTTAATATATGGAAGATTGGAATGAAGAGATATTAAAAGGAAtgagacattaaaataaatgtatagataTCTTTGTTTAATATGAGGTCCATTCATTTGAGGAAAACACATCAAGAAAGTATGTAGAGCCATTTGGGAAAAGAGTGGTAAGCCTGCTCCATTTCTAAAATTACTATTCTATACAATCCTTGTccaaacacaaatatttttatattttctcttttgccccTATGGGAAAATGTCCATAGTGacaaggaatgaagtgctgaccTAAATGGGGACATCTGTTGAGCCTTCACATATGTATACCCTCCATTCTACTCCAGGAAACTTTACTAGGCTTGGGGTGTATCTTAGCAACAGAATTTTAGGAAGGATCGTCTCTAATGTTAGAAGCAGGGTGAAAATGACCCCTGGATGCCCAATTTTCTAACTCCACTTCTGTCGTAGGTGGTAAGATAAGAGGAGTCGTgtcacaaatgaaaaaataaggtcGAAGAAAACCAGAGAAAAGGTGATTGAACGTGTAAATATGAGACCCATGTGTGAGGTTGTAAAAGGAGATTTCACCTGCTTCATAGTCCAAGAAAATCCCAATGCAGCGGGGCCGTTCCAGGTGAAGGAGAGGAACTGATGGAGAGGCAAGGACCATGTACTCACTCCCTTTCAGTAGCCACATGGCCCAGACCCCGTTCTCAGGAGATGGTGTGGTTTCCCCCTTTCTTGACACTGTGTCTTGACAGACACCTAACCCCCATTCTGCTCTTTCTCCCACCATGACTTCCCAGTAATGCCTCCCTGATGAGAAGTTCTGCAAACCCAGGATACAAGGCCATGTGTCAAATCGCTCAGGGTTGTTGGGGACATCCCTCCATAGTTCTCCATCCTGCACACTGCGCAGGTCAGCAGTCAAGAGGAGGCTGGGATGTGCTGTGGCGGGATCCAGTTTTATGTCAACTGCAGAAAGAATTTTGTGGAACatgtaaaagaacagaaaagactgGTGAAAACCTAGGAAGCCATGATATTGAGAACTGTCACgccattcctctctccctctaaTAACTCCTGGAgataacaaaatatgtatttcaCCTTGCAGGTCGATGAGTATATGCTTCATTGCTTTTGAGTGTATTCCACTGCTATGTCTGCATAATCCAGGACTCATTACTGCCCCAGTTCAAACATCACCATTGATGATAAGACAAACCATGTGCATGAccatttagattccttttatctctatcCAGAGTACTTTGGAAGATCTTTGGTGCTCTTTGGAAGatctgcatttaaaataaaatttacagctcccttgggattttttttctcctcaaagcCTATAGGAAAAATTCATTGGTATAAAATCCACCACTTTCAAAGCTATGTTACTATGATAGGAAGAATTCTAAGATGAGCCTCATGACCTTCAGACCCTGGTGGTACTCTCATGATTCTGTTATATTATGTGACAAGAGGGAGATTATCTGAGTGGGTCTAATAAAATCACCTTTTAAAATCAGAGAGGTTTCTTTGGCTATCAGGCTGCCACCAGAAGTGAAAATCAGAGAGATTTGGATTTGATGTGTCATTGCTGCCTTTGAAGATGGAGTGGGCCACAGCTGAGGAGAAGGGTGAGTGACCCCCAACTGATAACCAGCAAGGAGATAGAAATCTCAGTCCCACAACTGCAAGGAACTGCTTTacatcaacaaactgaataaGCTTGCAAGTGGACTCTTCCCTGGATCCTTTAGAGAAGCCCAGCCtggtcaacaccttgatttctgatCTTATGGAATCTTAAGCAGAGATGCCAGCTGATCCCATGTGGTTATCTGATCTGAAGAACTGTGAAATAAATGGATGTGGTTTTGGGTAGCTAAATTTGTTGTACTTtgctatgcagcaatagaaaactactaCTGATGCTGTGAAGTCCCAGTGAGATTGatatgaaattttatttgtaCATATAATTAATAGATACCTCTACAAATGAAATGACCTCAGTGAAGAAGGGAGGATGTAAAATATTCAGTGCCTTTATTTTTGGTAAACATTCAAAATTAGTAAATTTCattaatcatattttaatttttaatatactaaTAACAAATACTAAGATGCTGACTGTTATTCTTATTTGTCTCTAAACCACTTCTAACTATCTTTTATTGATACTCCAACCTGAATGGGTCACATAAGTAGTACATCATCTATATTATCCCATGGAACCCCACCCTCAAGGGTGCCACTATCATCCTCATATTGTAGATGAGGAGACTCAGAGTCCAAGAGATCATGTGATTTTCCCAAATTATATGATTTTCCTGTCATAAATAATGGGAATTGAAAAGGGGGTCTCCGTGGAATTGTGTTAGGCCTATTTAACAGATGTCATGTCATCATGCATCATTCCCACTCCAGCACACTTATTTGCtccatttataagaaaataaatctgtgaAATAGTTGTTAATACATCTATCTCCAGTTCCTCTCCCTACCTCTTCTTTCTTAAACTCAGTTGCTCACCAAGATAGAATAATATCTTAAGCAAACTACTCCTTCTTCCCAGTGCCCCATGCATTGATAAATGATCAGTCCTTAAAGTTCACCTTAAATGACTTTTCTGTAGCACTCAACACTGTTGAGAATCCTTTTGTCCTGGGAAACTTCACTTCTCTTTCCCAAAGACACCAGTCATCatgctttccctccctctccactgGCCTCCCCTTCTTGGTTTCCTTCgctgttttctcctcttctcctccatCACTGCTATTCGAGAAGCCAATGGTCTCAGGATTGGGACCTCTTGCCTCTTTCTCAGATCACTTCTGATGTGTTCTGGGGCTGGCAGGCACATTGCATTCATTAAATTCCATTCATATGCTTACtaattccaaatatatatatatatctagccTAGACTTTTCTCCTGGAACTCCATATTTGTAAATTCATCTGTGTACCTGACATCAACATTTGGATATTTAACATTCATCACAGCATTGATGTGTCTAAAACCCATTTCCCTTTTTCTGCCTCACCTGCAGCTTTACCTGTCAATGTAAACAGCAATTTCATTACCCAATTCTGGAGATTTAAACCTTGGAATCATTCACgacttttctccttctctgacaCCTCATATCTAATCCAACAGCAGATCTTGACAGCTTTGCCTTCAAAACACCAAGATTCTGTCCATTTCTCTGTACCTCCAGTACCACTACCCTTGTCCAATGGACAATCGTCTCTGATTGGATTATTACAACGGATCCTAACTGGCTTTCCCACATCAAGACTTTCCCCTCTGTAATTTATTCTCAATAAAGCACACAGAGTGATCGCCACAAAACATTAATCCAATCATCCTATTCCTCCATTTACAGCTTTTAACTGATGTTCTATTTCACTTGGAGGTAAAGCTTTGCTCACAGTGGCCTGCCTGTTGGGTCCTGTGCTACTTGGACTTCTCTTGGcctccccagctctcccctcACTCACTCCACCACAGCCTCACAGAACTCCTCATAGCTCCTGGAATGCATCTTCCATATTTCCATCTCAGGCCTTGGCACTCATTTCTGATGCCTGGAATGCTTTCCTCAATGATCAAATTCCAAATTAGATGCCCTAACCCCAGAACTTCCAGCCAcccttaatttattctttttttcaatattctGTATCATCTTCTAACATTCTGTGTATTTTGCATAATTTAAGCAAATATATGCAACATGAAGCTGTAGATTTGTAAGTTGACGTTATTGTTCAATTTTATATTCGAATGTTTAGAAGAGTTGCTGTCATAAAGTACACAATATTTGTGGAATTGATTAGTTAATTCAGTAAAAATAAGTGGGAATATGGAGACACTGATTATGAGAGTGTAGTAACTTGCAACATTTCATGCAGTTAGTACATATTACTTTGCCCATCAGAacattgattaaatcattgaacAGGACTGATAAGATGGGTTTTCTCATCATGGGACAAAGTGGTTTCCCTGTAAGTAATAAAGCCACTATTTAGCCACTGTCTGTTTTCATTACTTGGTATAAATTgaatatagaaaagaaattaaaagtattgaacggttactgttttaaaaaacaacataataGGACCAAACAAACTAATTATAACACCACAGAGCCTACAGAGAGTACTTAAACATAACTGACtgaatatttttggctttattaACTATCTAATTTAAGAAATTCATCAAATTGCCagataataaaataatccaaacCTTATATTATTTGATACACTGCAATGCTTTCATATAttgatgattttctgttttcaaatgtttCATTTTGTCCTCCAAACAATACAattttttagcattttataaacaaggaaaTGGAGATTGATTAGAACTAATGTTACTTATATCACAGCTAATATCACTTTCAAGCCCACCATTCTAACCAAATGTAGCTTATGTGGGTGTCAGTGACTCTGATATTCTTTCAGACTATTCAGAAGTAtctcaacattcttttttttttattctgagcacggtgctctctcccttcctcccttgtaGTTTGGCATAAACATGTGACTCACTTCTATCAATAAAATCTTCAGGAAAGCCCTGTGTGCCACTTCGGAGTAGTGCATGATTCATCATAATCTTGCCCTTTTCCATGGCTACCAGCAACAGGAAGGAGGTGGGGCTCTGTCTGCACGGGTCCCCAGAGTGAGATTATGTGAAATTAAAGCCTCCACAATCTAGTAATCAACCTAAAACATGATCTCGAAATAAAACCTTTCTGATTTTAGCCACTAaactttgggttctgtttgttACTATAGCCTGACTGGTACAGTAACAAATTGCAATAAGAGCCAAATTCCAGGTGTCATAGTTCCTCGAGCTCTAAAATGCAGCCTACCTTGGAACTTTCTCAACATTTCCCTCATCCCAGGGATGCGACACATTGTCTTCAGCTCCATGGGGATGGTCTCCAGATCCAGCCGTGTGACACTCTTACTTCTGAGAAGAGCGCAGAACCCACAGTTCTCAGTAGGGTTATCCACCAacctccccagcctctcccaaCCCATTCTTTGATTCAGAAAGTAAACATACCGGCTCAAGGCTCCTCCCGCACCctgaaagtgaaagagaaacaaGTAGGTGTGAGTTAGACCTCTGAACTGCTTTTGACAGACTGGGGACAGACCATGAATATCTCTTTAGGAATTATTGGAAATCATTAACTATTAAGGTAAAACTATAAGAAACATGACTCTCTCTtaataaaagctaaaaacagGCTGTTGAGTTTTctcatgaatttaaaataatataatcagTTTGcctctattaaaataaaatcagaccaCACAAAGTTTAGGTTAATTCCTATAATATCTATTGGTTTAACTATTTTCTGAATTGATAATTCTGACATTTCAATATTTTAGTAAAGAGTTACATTCTGTGAATGCAATTAGGGTAAAAACAGATTCTAAGTATCTTCAGAATTTATTTGAGTAACAGTGAAAGGTTAGACATAAAATGTTACTCTCAATGTCCTTTTAAGAAAACCCTAAATTCCTCATTCTTTGAACCAACATATCATGTCTAAATTACCTAAGTGGATAAAAATAGAAGTCATTAATATCTAGCAACATTTTATCTCAAAGTAGATTACTAAATAAATCACCTGCATTGcatttcccctctccctctaAAAAATAGCCACCTGTCAGATTAATTTTGACAGGGCATAAAGACAAGGGAAATGATTAGCTTTACTTTTCATCAGAATGACAGGCCTTGTTTTTGGCCATTGCTGGTGAAATACAGCTTACTGGTactgagaaagaaagggaaaagagggtataaaaatgaaactaaattatTTGAGAATATATTCCCCCTAAGATTTATAagacattttaacatttcttcagTGCTAATAAACGATAACTTTATATACATTGTGTTTTGAGATATGGTAAGATGAGACAATGAATATTATTGAAAATGCCAGAGTTCTTGTGTTTATTTActgtctgaaatttagaaaatgtatcCCTTTCTGACAGTTTGCTCACTAGGAAGTGGGCATAgcaatactaataaaaataataacaatacaaataacaacaacacaaattttactgatatatagatatattgaaGACAAAATGggacaaattaaataaaaagtgttttGTAAATGCATTCATTTAATGACCCCCCCACTCCGTAACCAGTGCTATTTATCACAGTACTTGTATGAGGATAGGAATTACTTAGTTCAGAAATCCCTAAATGAGGCACTGGGGATGAGATACAATGAAGCGTGCCCAGAAAATTTCTATTGCAGTGAGTTCTATCATGATAGCATGCATCCAGCAACAACGATGACTTTCTCAGTTCACCTGGGATTCAATGCCTTCAAGGAggattaaaaggaaatatttccttttccctgTTATTTGTCTCTTTGCTCTATAATCTCAAATATAGCGTGGGCAAGCTGCATGGAGCCCAGGCAATCTCTCCCTACCACACCTGGAATAGTCATGCAATATGGGCTAGAAAATTAGCATTTGTCTTAGAAATTAATGTGCGAATTTCAAGGTggacaatttaaaatattactcatACTTTTGGCTATTGACATTTAAATGGGTTAACAAGACTTTTGGGGATTGGCCATCACTGAAATACAGCAATATCATCACTGACCGATTTTGAGGTTACAGattgtcctttttctgtttaatCATATGTATATCATTAAattgattttagttttaaaaatatttaagttttgtCTTTAGTATGAACTATTTTATATGATTCTCTAGGGTCCCTTCAGATTCTGATGCTAGGATTCAGAATTAAGATGTTTTCCAAGTAAATTCTAGGGTGCCCATTCCCTAAAGATCATAAATGCTTAAGCTGTTTGTCTGTGAAAGCTGCTATTTGTCCCCTTGTTCTCAAGTctacccatccctcccctcccaggcacccagccccacctccagcaGACCCAGGGCTGGGCGCTGGCACCTCTCCTCCAGCTCCTCTGCCAGATCCTTCAAGGCCCTGCTCTGCTGAACCAGCCGGTTCTTGCTCTCCCGCAGTCTCTGCAGGGTGGCTCGCTCCTCCTCCTCCAGTCTTCTAAGCTGCAGTTGCTCCTCCAGGGCTAGTAAGCCTCGATACTTTTCAAACTCCAACCTGAAGCGCTGCCTCTGCGTTTCCACTTTCTCCTGGAGTGACACAGTGCATCGAATGATCAGCAGATGGGGCAGAGCATTTGGCCTCCACCTTCACGGATGGGATGACGAAGCTGGAGACGGCAATGTCTGGAGTGATCTCATCTTCATAACTCTATGAACGGACCCACTGCATTCTAACAACATGCAGAAGCCAGAGACTACTCATGAGAAGTGGCCTGCTAGAGTTTTCAAACTTagagtttgagaaatactgtTGGATTTGGGATCCCATTtccatggacttgaggacaaggcaCTTCCGTATTCAAGTTTCAGTACCGtatataaaatgggggaaaagaagGGTCTGGGAATTAGAATCCCCAAACTGTTGAGCACAGTGACTAACATAGAGTAGTTGCTCAATAGAAGTGAAAATTTACTCTTAGTCACTGGAATGAGAACTGTGTGGAAATAACTGAATTATGAAGAGAGATTAGAGAGACCTGGATTTGTAAATGtgaataagaaaatgtttatagAGATTAGAAAATCTTCCTCAATAATGTGGTAATCATGAAACTGTAAGGCTAACATTCTCTGCAGAGCCAAGAAAGAAATAAGTTATTCTCAGGTCACTTATTGCAAAGGTTCAGGGAATTCATCTTGATTTCTACCCAAATCTCAcctctataattttttaatagacCTAAGGAACACATTTCGATACAGCATTAATATATCTAAATTTTATTCTCTGGAGATTGGTGTGTGGAAAAGTAGCTTTAAACTAAGAATAAGAGGCAAATTGCCCTCCCATAGTCTCTCCACATTTTGAATTCTCTGGTCCGTTATTAAACATTATACCATTTTGGTTCAATTTAAGAACACAAGCTAGTGCCTTTAAAAGAATTCTAATAACGATTTTCCTCAAATTTTGTAAGATTCAACTCTTTCCTCCAATTTCCCATTTCTACCTCCTTCTGCCACTTTCTAAACAACTAGATTCATATAATTCTGACCTCTTTAAAGTCAACCAACTGTGAATTCCATATTCTGATCTGAAAGGTACAACTCATTGAATTTCTCCCCCATTCTCCATGTTGGAGGCTGTGCTATTGAGGAGTGGTGCTAATAACTCAGTCATTGAAAAACAGTGGAATTATATTTGGGTCATAAGAGATAACATGGTCCAGAGGGTTTTAGTTGCAATTCACTCTTCTCTCATATCATCCTTCTGAGTACTACAATTATATCTACAGATACAGAAAGGCTAAGGGTTTTCACAGAATTTAGAGTTTATTTAAGCCCATGCTTTTTGCTTTTGGCTCACACAGATACATTTTCAAAGGTAAAAATCATGCTAGTTTATTTGGCCTAGGACAGGGATCTTAGAATCATCTCTACTTTAGAATAATCAGCGGAGGGTTCAAAAAATGAAGGAGCCCATATCTCAGATATGGAATTTCTGATTTTGTAAATTTGTGGTCAGGTCAGGATTAAAAACAATTGACTTGGATTGTtagcataaaaagaataaaaattatcaaTAGACATCACTATCAATGAActttacatataatatacatagcTATGGGAAAAGATAAGACttatcacagaagaaaaatatagcaaaaataaTCCTTATGAAAATATTGTCAGAAAACAGAGCACAAGACaaaatttttgagaaaagaagaaagaattataaaaataaaagggttccttggagaaggacagagaagagaaatattctataaaataGATTCTATATctattataatacatattatataaataaaaacacctATGTAATTTCCATATACAGCTTCTCAATATTGACCCTATTGACATTAGACCAGGTGATtctttgctgtgatttttttaGGGGAAAGgtgactgtcctgtgcattaggGTGTCTAGCAGTATTTCTGGCCTCTACACATGAGTTGCTAGTAGAGCACCCACCctctcccagttgtgacaaccaaaaacatcTACACATATTACAAAATATCTCTTGGAAGGCAGCACTGCGCCAGGTTCAGAATCActctgtgtatgtttgtgtgtgtgcatgtataaataggtaagagaaaaaaagagctcatgaggggcttcccaggtggtgcagtggttaagaatccacctgccaatgcagaagacatgggtttgagccctggtccaggaagatttcacatgccatggagcaactaagcccatgcgccacaactactgagcctgtgctctagagcccgcaagccacaactactgagcccgtgtgccacgactactgaggcctgcatgcctagagcccatgctccgcaacgagaagccactgcaatgagaagcccgcacaccgcaacaaagagtagcccccacttgccacaactagagctgtgcccatgcacagcaacgaagacccaacacagccataaataaataaataaataaataaaaagagagctGATGAggtataataaagataaaaaatacttATGGATGactgaaaaagactgaaaattcaGACTGTCTTTCTATATGTAAGATGATGACTATTAACctgtatttcatatatataagtgatgtgaaatatttactatttcattcatctaacaaatatatattttttaaactagtaCTGACAGTACAAAACTCTGTTCTAGGTGATGCTGTGAGTTAAGATGAGTAAAATCAAGTGAGTGAGTAAGATCAAAATCAGTAAAGTTTATTTACAATTTGGATTGGGGTCATATTAACAGAGATAAAAAGAACACAACTGTACAATATAATTTGAGGGGATGAGGTGATCCAGGGtgaaactgagattttttttcttgagtacCTATGTAGATGGAACAAAAGTGCTGGAGTGCTGGTGGAAGAATGATTTAGTGACCCAAATCTGGATCCTTCAAATAGGCTAGCCTCCTGAACCCCAATATTCTCTCACCTTCCAAATGACAGTTTTCCTTCCCACACTGGCCTCCTGAGTCAAGGCTTCCTCCATCTCTTTCCTCACATGTTCCTGGGCCATCTGGAGCTTTACCTGTTTGGGAAGATATGCGGCAGCCGTTACAGATACCCTCATTCAGTACTTAATATTGACTGGGTATGGGGGGAAATACAAAGATCAGCTAAAACAGGCCCCAGAAAACATATAAAACTGTTCGACCTCGTTAATAACTGTTaaacataaatatgtttttaaatgttgatgcCAGATGGAATCAAAGATGTATCTAAAAGTGTGTTCATtgtattttaaatagtaaaactGTAATTAACCAAAGTGTTAAAAATACGGGagtgagaaaattttattttcacaggATGGAATTAAAATAAGGCGTTGCAGAATATTTAATGACAAGAAATAcaagtataaagaaaattaaaataagtatacTTCATGCAACTTTGCAccaagtttgaaaaataaaaatgcttatgatgaatatataaaaactagGCAGAGaccaatgaaaatatattcaataaacaAAATCTCATATACTAATTCTTGGTTGAAAAGTGATGCTATTCCTTATATCTATATATTTCAACTGCTTACAgttatttattactttataatcagaagtgtatttattatatttggcAGAAGAAAACTTGTAAgttaatatttactaaatgaaaaagaaatacagaatgtCATAAATCTTACAAGgg includes these proteins:
- the TRIM58 gene encoding E3 ubiquitin-protein ligase TRIM58 gives rise to the protein MASGGAGERLCEEARCPVCLDFLQKPVSVDCGHSFCLRCISEFCEKSDSAQSGLYACPQCRGPFRLESFRPNRQLASLVDSVRQLGLSAGPSGARLCVRHGEELSRFCEEDQEALCWVCDTTPEHRSHRTTPLQEAARCYQVKLQMAQEHVRKEMEEALTQEASVGRKTVIWKEKVETQRQRFRLEFEKYRGLLALEEQLQLRRLEEEERATLQRLRESKNRLVQQSRALKDLAEELEERCQRPALGLLEGAGGALSRSKSVTRLDLETIPMELKTMCRIPGMREMLRKFQVDIKLDPATAHPSLLLTADLRSVQDGELWRDVPNNPERFDTWPCILGLQNFSSGRHYWEVMVGERAEWGLGVCQDTVSRKGETTPSPENGVWAMWLLKGSEYMVLASPSVPLLHLERPRCIGIFLDYEAGEISFYNLTHGSHIYTFNHLFSGFLRPYFFICDTTPLILPPTTEVELENWASRGHFHPASNIRDDPS